A region from the Silene latifolia isolate original U9 population chromosome 7, ASM4854445v1, whole genome shotgun sequence genome encodes:
- the LOC141590609 gene encoding putative cysteine-rich repeat secretory protein 6, translating to MALSSKIISFIIIISTLNNLAISLLEREFGSFSICMEDLLTKGNSSYQNYYMSVSSLLSNLARESSQPPIPAFFSTTTGSSRDKAYGSYMCWGNITPQLCQQCVHYVTKENLNIGFISTDCYAYGTYMFSNICLIRYSNQSVNEYKKGGSVFPGGIIGGKVADYTLYNKTLSTTVEGLIREAGYGNWTRTNFATRVVPVSGSRDKIHVLVQCTPVISAKNCSQCLQEVYDSVPKSFRSPGEFKHRFHPIGGEVINGNCILKFSNQTLIGGA from the coding sequence atggcATTGTCTAGCAAAATAATCAGCTTCATAATTATAATCTCAACATTGAACAACCTTGCAATTAGTTTACTTGAGCGAGAATTCGGCAGTTTTTCAATATGCATGGAAGACTTATTAACCAAAGGTAACTCATCGTACCAAAATTACTACATGAGCGTCTCGTCTCTTCTTTCCAATCTTGCTCGCGAATCGTCCCAACCACCAATACCCGCCTTTTTCAGCACCACGACTGGTTCATCCCGAGACAAGGCCTACGGGTCTTATATGTGTTGGGGAAATATTACTCCTCAACTCTGTCAACAATGTGTACATTACGTTACCAAAGAGAATTTAAACATAGGTTTCATCTCAACCGATTGCTACGCATATGGCACttatatgttttcaaatatatgTCTCATTCGATATTCAAATCAGTCCGTAAATGAGTATAAGAAGGGGGGTTCTGTATTTCCTGGCGGGATAATAGGCGGAAAAGTGGCCGATTATACGCTCTATAATAAGACGTTATCGACTACTGTTGAAGGTCTGATCAGAGAAGCTGGATATGGGAATTGGACTAGGACTAATTTCGCGACAAGAGTAGTCCCGGTGAGTGGATCTCGAGACAAAATTCATGTCCTTGTTCAATGTACTCCGGTTATATCAGCCAAGAATTGTAGTCAATGTTTGCAGGAAGTGTATGATTCTGTGCCTAAATCTTTTAGGAGTCCCGGTGAATTTAAACATAGGTTTCATCCAATTGGTGGTGAAGTTATTAATGGTAATTGTATACTTAAGTTTAGTAATCAAACTCTAATTGGTGGTGCTTGA